The Juglans regia cultivar Chandler chromosome 6, Walnut 2.0, whole genome shotgun sequence genome contains the following window.
AATGTATTGGACAAATAGTAGTTAGTAGTGTCTTAATTTGCCCttagatttttaggaaaaaaatgtgTTAAATCTAcacaaaaatcttataaaagttAATTCATAAACCGACGTGAATTAATGctttataacaaaaaagaactttacaatctgacaccTCGTATCAAGTCAcgtgaatttataaattataagatcTTTGTGTGCCTTTGATTTACCTAATACTAAATCAGTGTCATGTCTTCTGCATGAGAGAGTCCCAAGGAAAAATATTGAACAGATAAAGCATAACTTGAACATTATTGTTCAGTATTCTTGAGAGCAAAGTATAAGGAAGACTGGCCTCCGAACATCACATTCTAAAaactttcaaagaaaaaaataaaccaaatacTTTGCCTGATCGTTTGGGGATTCAACAGAGAACTTCGCTCTATTACTCCCAAAATTACTATCGAGCAGTTCTGAAGTCTTACAGAAACTTCCTGTACGGCCTGCCTGCATCCTCATCTTGCATATGCTGAACCAAAGTTGATAAAACACGTTAGCAAGCTCAATGAATTGACTGGAAGTCTGGAATAACAGTTTCCAGATATGATATATGCTTGTATCCTAGTAAACTACAGAAGTGCAAAAATTCAACAGAAGGCCTATAATGCACCGTATTACAATTCGGTGATCAAACAAAGATCAAATTCTTAATCCAAATTACTCCTGAATTCGCATGTGCTGCAAAAAAAGAAAGTCAAACAGCAGGGGGCTAGGGTGTATAGAAGGCCAACAAAACTAGGACTAGAATGCACAAAGCAAGGACAGCATAGAGGTAAATTGCTCACTGTTTCAGAAAAAAGTTCAGGCAACGAAGCAAACGAAGAAAAaataacaggaaaaaaaaaaaagagaacaaagcAAAAGCAATTTTAAATGTCAAAGATTCAAGATTGTTGAAGGCATCCTCCGTTGGCAAGTCCATTTAAACCTGTGATTCCCTGATAATGGATTGGCAGAATTGATGGAAACATTAAAAGTTGTTCATCTAATTAGTATCCATCGCATCCAAAAAATGCGAAATAAGAAATCCATAGCGTATGAATTTGTTTACAAACTTATAAAATCACATTACAAAGCGTATCGAatcttacttgtaaaaaaaagtgtatCAAATATTGCCAACCATTAAGTCATCTAGTGTATGCcaatttgagagaaaatatagctttttttcataaaaagcaCCTACACCGAGGACATGGATAAGATATGACAATATACAATGGCAAGTAGTTTTTTTAAAGCCTCGGATACAACACAACAGGAAGTCGGACCGTCTTAATTCATTGATTATTGACGAAGAACTAGTATTGTGTAATAGGATTTTATACTAGTCAAGGGATAGATGCGTTACAGCAATATCTCGCATGAAAAACAAAGAGTAGTGTCGGAATCTATAGGGCGGCCGAAGGAATTAGtgtttaaaaaattctatttcatAACAAGGTTTGTTATTGACATTACGTAGCCTGTTGATATTCAATAAAGAGAGCCCCAGACTCTTTATTTTCCAACGATAGTCACCTGCCCAAGATTTCACATGATAGCTACATAACAGGTTTCTAGAAACAATAACCTCAACTGTTGACCAAAAGGTTTCCCCTTTATTTGGAACCGATATCCAGATCAGCCTAATCATAACACACAGCTAGAGTAACTTCgttaaacaaaattgaaatgtCCACTTCCATTTTAGCAGAAATGGAAATCCAAACTCGTATCACCACTAGAGTTCCCCAAGATAACGATTTCgatgaaaatcaaataagacGATATTAGCCACAACGTCAACTCGTGCAATTTGAAATCTTCATCTTCAATTCATATGCAATCGGTTCTATTATTTCTCGCAAaccaatttgaagaaaaataaaactgaagtCACGGGAATTAGCAACGGATCGACAGATAGAAATGAAAACGAAGTACGAAACGGTTGCATCGGATGAGTAAGCATAAAGTGAATTGTGTAAGAGAAATTGGGGAGGGACTTACGAATTCACGGACGATGCCCTTGTAGACAAGGATGGGGACGGCGAGGCCGAAGAGGCCGACGAGGGCAAAGTTACGGCGAGTCCAGCGGAAGTTGTGCTCGAGGTTCTCTCGGGCCGAGCCCCAATCCTCGATGAACCGGTTCTTGTTAGCCTCCATTCCACCccccatcttcttcttttctctcgcGTTCTCCCTTCTCTCTGGTCTTTCTCAGCTACTGCTTACCCCGCTCTATCTCCCGACCTTCTTCACTTCCCTTTCCTCGCCCCTGTATTTCTACGACTTgtgttaaaattaatataaaaaaaaaaaattatatgacttgtgttaaaattattatttttaaataaatttacttacttaatattaataatactaaaataatttgagttaaaatttttaggacttgtttgaatattaaaaatatctataatgaaatagtttgtaaatattaataaaataatttaagttaatatgttctattgagttttgaaaaagaaaaaataaaaagttgaataaaaatattataaaattaaaaaaaaattaaatattattttagtattatttttattgtaaaattaaaaaaaattgtattattttttatgttttatttagaagtttaaaaaatttataatgattagatgaaaaaattgagaatctgaaattaaaaaatattttatatttgaataatatttgaaaagaaaatatttgagaatatatgAGAATACCTGAAAACAGTTGTGTTCTCAAACGaacactaaatatatatttgggaGTGAAATATTTGAGGAATATCTTATCATACTTAAGAATAGTTGTGTTTTCAAATGCAGTACCCTTGATGTCAAATTCCGATTGAAGGtagaaaattatcaaattttttataatttgaaagtgtACTATATCACCATGttagttttaataataaatacaagacTTACAATAATTTGAGggtacaaaatatatttatttattatcatcatcatcattttttctttttcgtaaAATACTTTCCATCGAtaatttcaatatattaaaacTTCTTCTGTCGTTAGTTTGTTTGTAATTGATTGGCCATAGTCAAGCATATTAGCTCTAAGcttataatgatatttttttctaatcacGTTGCTTAagtgaaaatgataatatttcatttttttttttagagacgTAGGGATATTATCATAAGTAATATATACACAaactaaggctatgtttggttgCAAGAGGTAGTTGagctcagtctaattttaaactgagtctaatatACAAAtactcaattcttaaattattatactcatctcaactcaaaacttcattatacgtgagacccacaactatttttcaacttaacacgtCTTTATAAGTGagactcataactttttttaactttccataaaaaatattaaacatatcttaacattcaaacacactttaaactcagtttagatgagcCCCACATAACttctccactactcaactcactattattcataaagaactgaactcagctcaacatccaaacgtaccctaaagagaggtttggatagtagtgagttgagttgagatgaaagtagaaagttaaataaaatattattagaatattattttttaatattattattattttgaaatttaaaaaagttgaattgtttattatattttatgtaagaatttgagaaaattgtaatgattaaatgagaagAGTTTGAAGGACTTTTGTATCCACACCTTTATTTTTGCAGATTAGCCTCTACATGTACTCCATCATTCCAAGAAGTAGTAATCACAATTcatcatcttttaattttcagtGAGTTTCACATCTCCAGATTTTCCTCTTATAAATCAAACTAGAACTGCTTGCAATAATATTTAAGCAAATAGGATTATGATGAGAAGTAGAACTTGGAAGAGTTTGTATCGGCCTTCTTCCAACCTCTTGAAAAGACTCAATCAGAGCTCTTACTACCACCAAACTTCTCAGCATTCTCaagtatttcattaaaatcctaATAACTAATCAAGGGATATTACAAGGTACTTTAATTTGTCTTAAAAGTGCCCAACTTCCACAACAAGATGCCACTTTAGAATGGCCATAAAACCCTACTAAAATCCATTTGAATGATGCTCCTGTCATTGATACTTCCATTTGTATATGTTTGAAAGAACAATTCCAAAGATCAACAATAAAAGCATCAGGCTAGAGTAAAGCAATACCACCACTAGCTCCAATCCCTTTTATCTCCAACATATTTGGATAATCCAGTTTCAATTTAGTTCCTTCCATTTTCTGCCTTGATAATTTTGTTTccataagaaacaaaatatatagtCTTTTATTCTTTACCAAACAGCAAAGGCCACAAAC
Protein-coding sequences here:
- the LOC108981675 gene encoding uncharacterized protein LOC108981675, which translates into the protein MGGGMEANKNRFIEDWGSARENLEHNFRWTRRNFALVGLFGLAVPILVYKGIVREFHMQDEDAGRPYRKFL